The DNA segment ATCGGCGTGCAGCCGGCGATCACGTTGAAGTGGTTGTACGCCAGCATCTGCTCGTAGCTCAAACCCGCCCCCTCGCCGATCCCCTCGATCTCCTCAGCCACCTCCGGAAACCGCTCCTCCAGGTACGTGCGGATCAGCGGTGAGACCCGGGTCTTCCGCGCCCGCGCACAGTAGAACTCGAAGTACTTGCGGATATCCTCGGCAAACGCCGCCCCATGCCGCCGCCCGATCTCCCGCGGACCGCCCTGCAACTCGATGTACCGCATCAGCCGCTCCTTCTTCAACAAACCGAAGCCAGCAGGCCGCCAAACCGACGCCGCCCATTCTACCCGGCCGACCGGACGGAATCGAGCGCTTAACGCAAGCCAAGCCGCCGACGGACTCTCTGGACACGCGAGGTCGATTTCACTATGATTACATTAGCAGCAGCGAACAATCGGCAAGCTGCCCTGTCATTGCGGGAGATACGACCGTGGACATGGCGTTCATCGAACAACACCGCGACCAAATCCTGGCGGTCGCCCGTCGGCACGGCGTCGATCGCATCCGGGTCTTCGGCTCGGTGGCTCGCGGAGACGCACAGCCGGACAGCGACGTGGATTTCCTCGTCACCGTCTCCGGCCCGACCAGCCCCTGGTTCCCCGGCGGCCTCGTCGCCGACCTGGAGGACCTCCTCGGACGCCGCGTCCAGGTCGTCACCGAATCCGGCCTGCACGACCTGCTCCGCGAACAGGTGCTCTCGCAGGCCGTTTCGCTCTGCGGAAACACCTGTGACTAACCCACGGTTAGAGACCCAAAGGATGGAAATCACTTCAGTGCGCCGACAGAGAGTCCGGCTTGAGCTTCTGGCCTCGCTCTGCTTCCTGGCGTCCTGTAACCCAGGATACACGACCCATGCGGCTCATGAGATAGAACTGCTTGCGGGGCAGGGCACGATCCACCGATGAATGGGCAGGTCTTGACCCTACAGACATCCGGCCGAATGGTCGCCAACATTGGAATAAAACATGCACCTTCGCGAGATCACAGACTCGGACATTCCGGCGTTGTTCGCCGTGCGGGTGGCTACGCGTGAGAACGCGTTGTCGCGCGAGCAGTTGGCGATGATGGGCATCAGCGAGGAGTCCGTCGCGGCGATGCTGAACACCACTCATCGCGGCTGGCTGTGCGAATGCGACGGCGGCGTGGTCGGCTTTGCCATGGGCAATCGCGCTACCGGTGAGATGTGGGTCATCGCGGTGCTCCCGGCGTACGAGGGCCGGGGCATCGGCGGGCAGCTTCTGACCCGCGTCGAAGATTGGCTCTGGTCGGCCGGCTGGGATGAGATTTGGCTGACCACCGACGTCGATCCGGCGCTTCGGGCGTACGGTTTCTACCGCAGGCACGGCTGGAGGGACGAAATGATCAGAGACGGCGTGCGATATATGAAGAAGACGAACCCCGACAAGCCCGCGCATTAATCGTCGTCCGCGGGCACAGCTATAGCATCGACCGGCCCGTGGGTTGTCGATCCCGCTTCAGGTACTCAACCAAGGCCACTGCGCTATTGTGCTCGGCGTCTTTGGCTCCGTAGGCGATCGTGACCTTCCCCTTACGGGCGCGTCGGCGGATATCATCAAGAGCGTCCTGATGCTCTGCCAGTTCCTCGAAGCCACTTTTCCCGTTTCGATAGATTGTTATCCGTCATGCTTCATTTCCGGTTATTGCCTGTCCGCAACACGACCGCCCCTTCTTCAGGCACCGTCCATCGCACCTTTGCTCCGGGTGTGACAATCTGAGAGCGATCCATCACCGGGTATTCCTGCCGGAGCGTTACCGGTTGCCGACCCGTAAATCCGGTTTCTTCCCGGGACAACACAAATTCCGCCTCCTGGGGGACACTGTCGGGATTAAAAAGGAAAATGATTCCTTCCTCCCCTTGAAAATGCGCCGACCCATCCACGCGGCCACGACCCGGCCAGTCCAAAAGGTCACGACGAACGAACAGAAAATCCACGTTTCGGCGGCCCCAGTCAAGCCATTCTGCAATTTCCGCCTTGTCCTTGTCCGGAATGCC comes from the Phycisphaerae bacterium genome and includes:
- a CDS encoding nucleotidyltransferase family protein: MAFIEQHRDQILAVARRHGVDRIRVFGSVARGDAQPDSDVDFLVTVSGPTSPWFPGGLVADLEDLLGRRVQVVTESGLHDLLREQVLSQAVSLCGNTCD
- a CDS encoding GNAT family N-acetyltransferase; the protein is MHLREITDSDIPALFAVRVATRENALSREQLAMMGISEESVAAMLNTTHRGWLCECDGGVVGFAMGNRATGEMWVIAVLPAYEGRGIGGQLLTRVEDWLWSAGWDEIWLTTDVDPALRAYGFYRRHGWRDEMIRDGVRYMKKTNPDKPAH
- a CDS encoding DUF488 family protein; protein product: MTIYRNGKSGFEELAEHQDALDDIRRRARKGKVTIAYGAKDAEHNSAVALVEYLKRDRQPTGRSML